The Alcaligenes aquatilis genome contains the following window.
TACCAATTCTTCCTTGGCAATGGCCTCGCTCAGCAGTGCATTGCGGGCGCGGGCACGCAGCTCGTTGACGGTTTCCTCGTCAAAGGCCTCGATATCCTGCAATTCCTGCATAGGCACGTAAGCGATTTCCTCCAAACCGGTAAACCCTTCGTCGATCAGAATATCGGCCACGGCTTCGTCCACATCCAGACGGGACATGAACATGGCGCGCAATTCTTCGCGCTCTTCGTCCTGTCGGTTGCGGCTTTCTTCCGGTGTCATGATGTTGATCTGCCAGCCGGTCAACTCCGATGCCAGACGCACGTTCTGACCACGCGAACCAATCGCCTTGGGCAGATTTTCTTCGTCTACCACCACGTCCATGGCGTGTTTGTCTTCGTCCACCAAAATGGATTCGACATGTGCCGGGGCCAAGGCACCGATCACAAACTCGGCCGGATCATCGGCCCACAACACGATATCGACCTGTTCGCCGCCCAGCTCGTTACGCACGGCAGTAACGCGCGAACCTCGCATGCCCACGCAAGTACCGATAGGATCGATACGCTTGTCGTAAGCAATAACGGCGATCTTGGCACGCACACCCGCATCACGGGCAGCGGCCTTGATTTCCAGCAGACCCTGTTCGATCTCGGGTACTTCGTTCTCGAACAGTTCTTTAATAAAGTCAGGAGCGGTACGCGACAAGATGACCTGTTGGCCACGAGCGGCGTAATCCACTTTCTGTACCCAGGCACGAACGCGATCGCCCACACGGATATTTTCCTTGGGGATCATTTCCGAACGAGGCAAACGCGCCTCGATCTTGCCCATTTCGATAATGGCATCGCCCTTATCCATGCGCTTGACCGTACCGGAAACAATCGTTTCACCGCGCTCCAGGAAGTCGTTCAGAACCTGCTCGCGCTCGGCGTCGCGGATTTTTTGCAAAATGGCCTGTTTGGCCGCCTGGGCACCGATACGACCGAACTCGATAGGTTCGAGCGGCTCTTCGATGTAATCGTCCACTTGCAGCTCGGGATCGATTTCCTGGGCGTCCGACAACATTTCCTGTTTATCGGGCTCTTGCAGGCCGGCCTCGTCGGGCACGACCAACCAACGCCGGAACCCTTCGTGGGCGCCGGTCTCCCTGTCGATTTCCACACGGATATCGACATCCTCTTTGAAGCGCTTTTTCATGGCCGAGGCCAGGGCGCTTTCGAGCGCGGTGAACACGACATCACGCGCTACGGATTTTTCACGCGCCAGCGCATCGACCAGCAATAGAATTTCGCGACTCATCGCTTCTTACCCTTGAAATCAAGAACGGGATCCAATTTGGCACGATCCACCTGGTCATAGGTGAATTCGACCTGCGTCAGCTTGCCCGATGCTTCGTCCAGTTCCAGCCTAAAAACGGTATCCAGCGGAACACTAGTCGGTAGCGCCCCTTCAGGAGCGTGGAGCGTACCCACAAACACTTTCCGATTATCGAGTGCTTCGTGCAGGCGCACCTGCACCCGACTGCCCGCAAAACGCACGTAATCACCAATGCGCAGCAAGGGGCGATCTATCCCCGGCGAAGTCACTTCCATGCGGTTATAGTCCACGTTTTCCACTTCGAAAACGCGCGATAATTGTTTAGACACCCATTCACAGTGTTCGATACGCACCCCTTCCGGGTGATCAATGACGATGCGTAACAAGCCTAGCGGCGCACGCTCCACGTCCACCAGTTCGTACTCGGTACCCGCCAGGGTCTCTTGTGCCAAAGCCAGAATGTCTGCCATAAAATCCAAAAAAAATGGGCTGTACGCCAGCCCATGGTCACCATGCTCACTTGAGGGTCAAGCGGGCCCTGGTCTTGCGCATTGCCAACGTCAAACTCGGGATAGTTGCAGGCGCAACCGAACCGGATGATCCACGCGGTCTTTTCTTTGAAAGACCGCCCTATTCGCTGGCGCGCAGCATCAAAAAAGACCCAGCCGACACAAACGTCTCTGAGCCAAGTTCTATATTCTACCAGAAAACCGGAAAATACGTGCATTCACACGGCCTTACAGGCCCAAACCGCAGGGTTTGGGCCACAAACTCAAAGTCCGCGCGACTTGGCTTTACCGACGCCCGCGTCCCAGGTGGGACTCATGAGCGGCCGAGCCGGCTGGCTGCCAGTCATCATCACGACGGCTGACACGGCGCACCACTGTTGTTTTCTTCACATGTGCCTTAGGCGCTTGCCCGGCACCGGCGCGATCGGAAGCACTGCGGCGGGCCGAAGGCGCACGCCCCTCCTGGCCTCCGCGAGCCTGGCCACGGGCTTGCTCATTACGCCCCGGTTCACCGCGCGCCTGATCGCCACGCACTGGGCGGCGGCCATTGTGTACGCGCGCACCTTCCTGCGAACGCCCCTCGCGACCACGGCCTTCGTGTGCACGCCCCTCCGAAGAGCGCCCTTCTGCCGAACGACCGCGCTGCTGACCACGAACACCCTGCCCGCTGCGCGCAGTACCACGCCCTTGACCACCGTGCTCACGACGACCACCATCGGGATGGCCATTGGCCAAACCACCGCTGATGAACAAGGCGCCGCTGACGGACTCATTCACACGTACATTGTTCGAGGAGCGACCGCGACCTGCCACACGACCACCACGGCCCATGCGGGCACCGCTCAGGCCGTTATGCTCCAGCGTACCGAAGCCGGGGGGCAAGGCACTGTCATGAGACAGAGGCTGACGCTCACGACGCTGGTGACCACCCTCGTCATCCGATTCTTTCACCAAACCCAGACGCAGCATAAATGCCATCACCACATCAGCGTCCAGCTCCTCCCAACGACCACGGCGCAAGTTCTTAGGCAGGCCCACATCACCAAAACGTGTCCGGATCAAACGGCTAACCGTCACACCCATCGCCTCAAACATACGGCGCACTTCGCGGTTACGACCTTCGTGGATCGTGACGCGATACCAACGATTGCTGCCCTCGCCCCCCAGGAACTCGATCAGGCCGAACTTGGCCACGCCGTCTTCCAACTGCACGCCATCGCGCATGGACTGCATTTGCTCTTCGCTGAGTTCGCCCAGAACACGTACTGCGTATTCACGTTCGGCGCCGTAGCGTGGATGCATCATGCGATTAGCAATATCGCCCGAGGTAGTAAAAATCAACAAACCCTCAGTATTCAGATCCAGACGACCGACGGACAACCACTTGCCCACTTTCAGAGACGGCAGGCGACCGAACACCGTGGCGCGACCTTCGGGATCATCGTGCGTCACGATTTCCCCAGCAGGCTTGTGATACAGAATCACGCGTGGGGGGCGCTTGGTGTTGGCACGATTGATCAACTGACCATTAATACGCACTTTGTCGTCTGCGCTGACACGTTGCCCGATATGAGCAGGCTCGCCATTGACAGAGACACGGCCCGCAACAATCAGCTCTTCCATATCGCGGCGCGAACCGATACCAGCCTCAGCCAGCACTTTGTGCAATTTGGGCTGCACCAAATCGCTACCCATGTATTTACCCAAACGCTGCGACAGACGATTTTGCTTGTCCAGGTGGCTGAATGCGATGTCATCATCACCATCCAGAATCACAACTGGTGCCTCGTCAGCCGCGTTTGAATAGCGAGCATTCTGAGCGCTGCCAGGGCGCTTGCCGGCGCCACCGCGTGCATCTTGGCGACGACCCGCCGGCGCAGGTTTGCGTCGATTATTCTGTGGGCGGGCCGGACGGGCTTTGGCCTCGTCAGGAGCGGCAGCCAAAGCCTGTTCATTCTGGCGAGGGGCCGACTCTTGTGCAGCATCGCCACGACGGCGGCGAAACGGGGTGCGCAACTTACGCCCTTGGCCTTTCGCGCGGGGATTCTTGGGGTCGGCCGCGCCTGAGGCGTCCGACGTAGAGGCTGTGTTCGTCTCGTGCGAATCAGTCATTTTTAATCATTTACTCCAGAGTTTTTTATTTCATCCGGTACCTGTACATCCGATAGGCCAGCCGCAGCCTGGGCCTCATCCACGGGGTCCGGTGTCGTATTCACTTCAGCTTGTTCAGTTTGTGGCAGCTCCGCTTCTGAAACTGCCCCAAGCAAATTGTCCTGACTGCCTGACTTGGAATCCGCTTCGGACCCCAGCTCAAGCTGAGCAACAGAAGCCTGCAGCGGCTCCATGCCCACTTCCAAAGCAGCGTCTTGTTCTGCTTCTTGTTCTATTTCTTGCCCTGCCTCAGAACCAGCCTGCTGCGTTGCCACAGATGCAAACGCTTGCTCTGCAGCCTGCTGTGCCGCCTGCTCCCGGCTCTGATCCTGATGATCTTCACCCTGCTGATGACCCAGCCCTTGATCCGATGCATTGCCCTGCTCTGCCGACGCAGCCGCTTGCTCGCTGGGCAAGGACGACAGCACATCCAGGGAATCCAGAGCTTCAACTGCGGGCAACTCATCCAAAGAACGCAGCCCCAGATCATTCAAAAACTGACGGGTCGTTCCCAGCAATGCCGGGCGTCCGGGTGCGTCACGATAGCCAAGAACTTCAATCCAGCCCCGATCTTCCAGGGTACGCACAATTTGAGTCGACACACTAACACCACGTATGTCCTCAATGTCCCCACGGGTAACAGGTTGCCGCCAAGCAATAATCGCCAAGGTTTCCAGCACGGCCCGCGAATACTTGGGCGCGCGCTCCAGACTAAGACGGGACAAAAATACTTGCATGGCCGGGCGACTTTGAAAGCGCCAACCCGAGGCAACCTGAACCAATTCCAGGCCACGCTCTTTCCAATCCAGTTGCAAGATAGCCAGATAACGGCGCAGATCATCCGCGCTCAGCGGCGGGGAGACAAACATTTTGCGCAACTCGGCGCTGTTCATGGGCTGCTGCGCACACAGCAAAGCCGTCTCCAGGACTCGGATTATTTCACTTTCAGTCACTACTGGGAAGCCTCACTTTCTGGCGATACTTGCATAAAACAAAAATTCCATGTTAGTATTTATCTTTTCCGGCGCGGGGTGGAGCAGCATGGTAGCTCGTCGGGCTCATAACCCGAAGGTCGTAGGTTCAAATCCTGCCCCCGCAACCATCATCCGGAACTGCTTAGCAGAATCAAACAAGCCAGCCAATTCGCGCTGGCTTTTTTGTTGCCCGCCGTTTTGGTCTTCAATCTTGCGCTCGGCGCAGTCCAGCGCCAGAACACGCAGACCAGCCTTCAACACCGTAGCAAAAATCACAAGCACTGCATGCATCCGAATCGCCACCGAGCTTTGTACCGGAGCGGACGCGCACGCAAACACACCGCCCTGGCCAACGCCAGAAACAGCAGCATTAAACGCAATTAAAAATTTTGTGTAAGCACACATGCTGATGATGAGTATGTCCGCAAGCCCTATCGGACTGGATTTGAATTGGCGCTTCTGAGATTTACAGGGCGCGAAAACAGCACAACAACATTTGGGGCAATAACTGATCGGGGCAATGCAGGTCTATAGTGTCAAATGCCAACATCAAGGCACCAACAGACCACCGCAGGGGTTATCGATTGCCTAAACCTGAAGCAAAGCCAGAAACAGAGAAATTCGTTTTGCCGGGACATCCCGCCTAGTAGGGGAGCCGACTGCTATCACAGCTAGATGCCAGCCAATACGAGCTGGTCGCTATACAGGGAGCCGCTTGCGCGTTTGAGCTTTTAGAAATGCCAGTCCGGCTGAACCTGTAAGCACAGTCTGTATTACACCATTGCGACCGGCAAGACGCAAGAAAATTGAGGGCCGTTTTATCCTGCCCTCATGCCCTTCCCAGTAGCCATCGGCAAATATTAATGAAATAAACACGCCACACTATGTACATAATCAAAAACTATGTTATAGTTACTTTTCTGACGCGGGGTGGAGCAGCATGGTAGCTCGTCGGGCTCATAACCCGAAGGTCGTAGGTTCAAATCCTGCCCCCGCAACCAAATTTAAAAAACCGTCGCTTATGCGGCGGTTTTTTTTCGTCCTGCTCCAAGGTGCTCGCCTTATCAGGCGTTGCTGCTTGCGACACGTTAAGCGACATGGCCTGGATACGTTCAGTCCTCCCAAGCCATACCTATAGCTTGAACAGCGCTCACACGGCTAATCACAAAAGCCGGAAGAGAACCTCCGGCCCCTAAAAACCCCGTGCTTGACGTCAACTAATTCGATGCCTCTGCTCGGCCAAGGCTGAACAAATGCAAACCATAGCGCAAATGATCACGCAACCAGACATAGGCTGCAGGAACCTGTCCTGTATCAAATCTGGCTTGCAAGCTCAGGCCAGCTAATAATTTACGCGCTTGATCAACAGACACGCCAGGCTCCAGGCGTACCACTGGCCAGGAGGGATCCATGTTCATCTCCAACGACAAGCGCCCATGGGGTGCGGGCAGTTGGGCGATGAATGCCAGCAAGGCATCACGACTGTCTCGATCCGCCACCGAATCGGGCATCAGTTGTACCGCACTGCGTGCTGCCAACAAGGCCTTTTCAATAGCGGGGCGCGGGTCCTCGTGCATACTCATGCTCAAGACCACTGCGGGCATGACCATGGACTGGATCAGATTTTGATTATCCAAATACAGATTCAGGCTTTTAAGCTCCGCCTGTTCAAGATCGTCTGCCCCCAAGGCGCGCCCTACTGCAGACTCAACACCAAACTGAGCCTGAACACGAACCTCCCTAAGGTGCTGGCTACGCAATCGCGCTTGCTCCAGAGACAATTGCGCCGACGCTGAGTCCCACTTGTAGGCAAGGGAGAAATCCATCGGCTTTGCCTGTAGACGCATAATGTAATCTTGCCCTGGCAGCAGCCCGGTCAGAACATAGATCCCGCTTATTCTTAAATCCATGGAATCAGGAATCTCTTGCTGCTCAGAATAGGAGGCTAATCCCTCATCGCGCAACACCAGCTCGTCAAAAGCCAACAGCATGGACGAAAAACCAGCCGACCACTGCCCATTCTGAACTCGACAAGCTCCATCCTCATCCTGCATCTGCAACTCATCACCAGATTGCGGCTGCAAAGCGACATAATTACGCAAATACTCACAAGCCGGCCCCGCTTGAACCGAACTGGCCAGCACCATCGCGCTGCCCAACATCAAGGCAATCTTTTTCTTCATGAACCCCTCGTAGTGGGCAAGCGCCGGCAACCCTGCCAAACAAGCCTTCCCTTTGCATGAAACGCTGGCTAGTATACAAAGCCGTCAGGGCCTATGCCCTACTCCTGTTTCAAGATAGGCCCCACTGCTATGGTCAGCACTGAACCGATCCAGTTTTCACTTTGCACCCAACTGAACAAGCTCGACTCAGCAAGCTGGGATGCGCT
Protein-coding sequences here:
- the rluB gene encoding 23S rRNA pseudouridine(2605) synthase RluB — its product is MTDSHETNTASTSDASGAADPKNPRAKGQGRKLRTPFRRRRGDAAQESAPRQNEQALAAAPDEAKARPARPQNNRRKPAPAGRRQDARGGAGKRPGSAQNARYSNAADEAPVVILDGDDDIAFSHLDKQNRLSQRLGKYMGSDLVQPKLHKVLAEAGIGSRRDMEELIVAGRVSVNGEPAHIGQRVSADDKVRINGQLINRANTKRPPRVILYHKPAGEIVTHDDPEGRATVFGRLPSLKVGKWLSVGRLDLNTEGLLIFTTSGDIANRMMHPRYGAEREYAVRVLGELSEEQMQSMRDGVQLEDGVAKFGLIEFLGGEGSNRWYRVTIHEGRNREVRRMFEAMGVTVSRLIRTRFGDVGLPKNLRRGRWEELDADVVMAFMLRLGLVKESDDEGGHQRRERQPLSHDSALPPGFGTLEHNGLSGARMGRGGRVAGRGRSSNNVRVNESVSGALFISGGLANGHPDGGRREHGGQGRGTARSGQGVRGQQRGRSAEGRSSEGRAHEGRGREGRSQEGARVHNGRRPVRGDQARGEPGRNEQARGQARGGQEGRAPSARRSASDRAGAGQAPKAHVKKTTVVRRVSRRDDDWQPAGSAAHESHLGRGRR
- the rimP gene encoding ribosome maturation factor RimP, encoding MADILALAQETLAGTEYELVDVERAPLGLLRIVIDHPEGVRIEHCEWVSKQLSRVFEVENVDYNRMEVTSPGIDRPLLRIGDYVRFAGSRVQVRLHEALDNRKVFVGTLHAPEGALPTSVPLDTVFRLELDEASGKLTQVEFTYDQVDRAKLDPVLDFKGKKR
- the nusA gene encoding transcription termination factor NusA, which produces MSREILLLVDALAREKSVARDVVFTALESALASAMKKRFKEDVDIRVEIDRETGAHEGFRRWLVVPDEAGLQEPDKQEMLSDAQEIDPELQVDDYIEEPLEPIEFGRIGAQAAKQAILQKIRDAEREQVLNDFLERGETIVSGTVKRMDKGDAIIEMGKIEARLPRSEMIPKENIRVGDRVRAWVQKVDYAARGQQVILSRTAPDFIKELFENEVPEIEQGLLEIKAAARDAGVRAKIAVIAYDKRIDPIGTCVGMRGSRVTAVRNELGGEQVDIVLWADDPAEFVIGALAPAHVESILVDEDKHAMDVVVDEENLPKAIGSRGQNVRLASELTGWQINIMTPEESRNRQDEEREELRAMFMSRLDVDEAVADILIDEGFTGLEEIAYVPMQELQDIEAFDEETVNELRARARNALLSEAIAKEELVQTAVKELAGIEGMTPELIAVLAENEITTLDELAELATDELSEMTGLAQDAASDLIMRARAHWFDDEA
- the scpB gene encoding SMC-Scp complex subunit ScpB is translated as MNSAELRKMFVSPPLSADDLRRYLAILQLDWKERGLELVQVASGWRFQSRPAMQVFLSRLSLERAPKYSRAVLETLAIIAWRQPVTRGDIEDIRGVSVSTQIVRTLEDRGWIEVLGYRDAPGRPALLGTTRQFLNDLGLRSLDELPAVEALDSLDVLSSLPSEQAAASAEQGNASDQGLGHQQGEDHQDQSREQAAQQAAEQAFASVATQQAGSEAGQEIEQEAEQDAALEVGMEPLQASVAQLELGSEADSKSGSQDNLLGAVSEAELPQTEQAEVNTTPDPVDEAQAAAGLSDVQVPDEIKNSGVND